One window of Cuculus canorus isolate bCucCan1 chromosome 10, bCucCan1.pri, whole genome shotgun sequence genomic DNA carries:
- the LOC128853130 gene encoding uncharacterized protein LOC128853130 produces MLPVLLLLFVLPSPGSPAAARTLSPCYSANLSPASERLVSAVGCTVLLTVPPLNATKAVFWEYKTGSQEGVIISYAFNRPANASRSYENRTKFNETDFSLQMVLQRGDDRLYRFRSGSDATGWFQLRVVEPLSEPEIVGNSSVNAGGNTKLVCNVLGGKADLYWWKKNGELLLGSNHVQFVDNTTTLCIMKASMNDSGYYACVVRNEVSQNETSFLLHVQNAANVVLPMILACVFVGLLAGVFVWCRSRDRPCRNGCW; encoded by the exons ATGCTGCCggtcctgctcctcctcttcgtCCTGCCGAGCCCCGGCAGCCCCGCAGCCG cccGCACGCTTTCTCCATGCTACTCTGCTAACCTCAGCCCTGCATCAGAGAGGCTGGTCTCGGCCGTGGGCTGCACTGTGCTTTTGACAGTCCCGCCGCTGAACGCCACCAAAGCTGTCTTCTGGGAATACAAAACTGGCTCGCAGGAAGGAGTTATCATCAGTTATGCTTTCAATAGACCTGCCAACGCATCTCGCTCCTACGAGAATCGCACCAAGTTTAATGAAACAGACTTCTCGCTGCAGATGGTGCTTCAAAGGGGAGATGATCGGCTGTACCGGTTCCGGTCCGGATCGGATGCCACGGGCTGGTTCCAGCTGCGTGTTGTGG AACCGCTGTCTGAGCCAGAAATTGTGGGCAACTCATCGGTGAACGCAGGAGGCAACACCAAACTGGTCTGCAATGTCCTGGGAGGGAAGGCAGATTTGTACTGgtggaagaaaaatggagagctgctgctgggaagcaaCCACGTCCAGTTTGTTGACAACACTACCACCCTGTGCATCATGAAAGCGTCGATGAATGACAGTGGCTATTACGCTTGTGTGGTCCGCAATGAAGTCAGCCAGAATGAAACCTCCTTCCTGCTCCATGTCCAAA atgCTGCAAATGTGGTGTTGCCCATGATCCTGGCTTGTGTTTTTGTCGGCTTGCTCGCAG GTGTCTTCGTctggtgcaggagcagggaccGCCCGTGTCGCAATGGCTGTTG GTAG
- the LOC104063992 gene encoding centrosomal protein of 290 kDa, with translation MASKTKQMKEDTTRAGEEQQRARTKNEDQSKETSDVEVLAQERKSCLQKESKILNELMNTYMGRAESLMQENKFLEKEGNRIQKESDAYLSYTTKRSQKRENLVITLNDQNHIRLSQAQKLTSQCAAKEGEVRRALKEMETKFYLMNEEVEDLRRLIGPSTQLERTKRIEELEKELQVTKIECADKMREIWSEFLRDKAACEMDCRQKIQVLTQRAEAAAKQCLSEQVKEIKAENQHLRQELHRLIEESKALEETKVRLEEQQQQLLRENKYILNMACARYQLRLQQAHSANSKPSSSHRLEHIH, from the coding sequence ATGGCGTCCAAGACAAAGCAGATGAAAGAAGACACAACACGCGCTGGGGAAGAACAGCAAAGGGCAAGAACTAAGAATGAAGATCAATCCAAAGAAACAAGTGACGTGGAAGTGCTTGCACAGGAGAGGAAATCATGTTTGCAGAAGGAATCCAAGATTCTCAATGAACTCATGAACACGTACATGGGAAGAGCAGAGAGCTTgatgcaggaaaataaattcctagAAAAGGAAGGCAATCGGATTCAGAAAGAGAGCGACGCCTACCTGTCCTACACAACAAAACGCAGCCAGAAGCGTGAGAACCTGGTAATAACACTAAATGACCAGAATCACATTCGCCTGTCTCAAGCCCAGAAGCTGACCTCACAGTGTGCAGCGAAGGAGGGGGAGGTCAGGAGAGCACTAAAGGAGATGGAGACAAAGTTTTACCTTATGAACGAGGAGGTTGAAGACCTGCGGCGTCTCATAGGCCCATCCACTCAGCTGGAACGGACGAAAAGGATTgaagagctggagaaagaaTTACAGGTCACAAAGATAGAGTGTGCAGATAAAATGCGCGAAATCTGGAGTGAGTTCCTGCGGGACAAGGCTGCCTGTGAGATGGACTGTCGCCAAAAGATCCAGGTGCTCACCcagagagcagaagcagcagcaaaacaatgTCTGAGTGAGCAAGTCAAAGAAATAAAGGCAGAGAATCAGCACCTGCGCCAGGAACTGCACAGACTCATCGAAGAATCAAAAGCCCTTGAAGAAACCAAAGTCCGtctggaagagcagcagcagcagcttcttcgGGAGAACAAATACATTCTGAACATGGCATGTGCACGCTACCAGTTACGCCTGCAGCAGGCACACAGTGCAAATAGCAAACCCTCCAGCTCTCACAGGTTGGAACACATCCATTGA